A DNA window from Comamonas fluminis contains the following coding sequences:
- a CDS encoding LysR family transcriptional regulator, with the protein MEDFRRMAIFAAVVQGGSMSAAARQLDMTPSAVSQHIRQLEKDAGISLLHRSTRQLSLTDAGQRFYTQCAAMCEAADRASAELAAERQQPSGELRLSAPAGFTQHAVPALGQWLSQHPALRLRLLMDDAPIDLIQARVDLALRFGHLPDSSWVARPLGRSTTVLCAAPQLLAQRSHLPQHPRDLDGLPWLDMSRSEPPQINALWQHPHSGESFQLQAAPQMSSNHRAAVQQFCEAGLGLALLSAHDVTASLREGRLLRLLPQWDMGQLDIWAVTAQRDALSAKVRQAIEVLRQYFARLEGMQQSL; encoded by the coding sequence ATGGAAGATTTCAGACGCATGGCTATTTTTGCCGCCGTGGTGCAAGGCGGCTCCATGAGCGCGGCGGCCCGCCAGCTGGATATGACACCCTCGGCCGTCAGCCAGCATATTCGCCAGCTGGAGAAAGACGCGGGCATCAGCCTGCTGCACCGCTCCACCCGCCAGCTCAGCCTGACGGATGCGGGCCAGCGCTTTTATACCCAGTGCGCTGCCATGTGCGAAGCCGCAGACCGCGCCAGTGCAGAGCTGGCTGCCGAGCGCCAGCAACCCAGCGGCGAGCTGCGTCTGTCTGCACCCGCAGGCTTTACCCAGCACGCCGTGCCCGCGCTGGGCCAGTGGCTCAGCCAGCACCCGGCGCTGCGCCTGCGCCTGCTGATGGATGACGCCCCCATTGATCTGATTCAGGCCCGCGTGGACCTGGCGCTGCGCTTTGGCCATCTGCCGGACTCCAGCTGGGTGGCCCGCCCGCTGGGCCGCAGCACCACCGTGCTGTGCGCTGCGCCGCAGTTGCTGGCGCAGCGCAGCCACCTGCCGCAGCATCCGCGTGATCTGGATGGTCTGCCCTGGCTGGACATGAGCCGCAGCGAGCCGCCACAGATCAACGCCCTGTGGCAGCACCCCCACAGCGGCGAGAGCTTTCAGCTGCAGGCTGCGCCGCAGATGAGCAGCAACCACCGCGCCGCCGTGCAGCAGTTCTGTGAAGCCGGGCTGGGCCTGGCCTTGCTGTCCGCCCACGACGTCACCGCCAGCCTGCGCGAAGGGCGACTGCTGCGCCTGCTGCCGCAGTGGGACATGGGCCAGCTTGATATCTGGGCCGTGACCGCCCAGCGCGATGCACTGAGCGCCAAGGTGCGTCAGGCTATCGAAGTGCTGCGCCAGTACTTCGCGCGGCTGGAGGGCATGCAGCAGTCGCTATGA
- a CDS encoding branched-chain amino acid ABC transporter substrate-binding protein: MKSFGKLCIATVVAGMGTAVMAQEQVIKIGHIGPVSGPQAHFGKDDENGVRMAIEDINAKKLEIGGKKVKFVLVAEDDVADPKQGTAASQKLCDDKVAGAVAFVNSGVAIPSSKVFQDCGIPMITGAATNPDLTKPGWNTTYRVIANDNALGAALATYAAKNLKLKNVAVIDDRTAYGQGLASVFKKDAEKQGIKIVANEFTNDKATDFMAILTSIKAKKPDAIFYGGMYGQAGPMLRQMAQLGMNDVKMFGGDGICVTELAKVAAGAKPLENVVCADGGASIAKMPGGTEWKKRYDAKYPGQFQVYSPYFYDATMLLADAMKRANSWDPKVYIPFLQKSDFAGVTSKIAFEKNGEMKNPSYTLSRYVNGAKTPIDLN; this comes from the coding sequence ATGAAGAGTTTTGGCAAGCTGTGTATCGCGACGGTAGTAGCTGGTATGGGCACGGCAGTAATGGCCCAGGAACAGGTCATCAAGATTGGCCACATTGGCCCGGTTTCAGGTCCTCAGGCTCACTTCGGTAAGGATGATGAAAACGGCGTGCGCATGGCGATTGAGGACATCAACGCCAAGAAGCTGGAAATTGGCGGCAAGAAGGTCAAGTTCGTCCTTGTGGCAGAAGACGACGTGGCAGACCCCAAGCAGGGCACCGCAGCTTCGCAGAAATTGTGCGATGACAAGGTGGCAGGTGCTGTCGCTTTCGTGAACTCCGGTGTGGCGATTCCTTCGTCCAAGGTGTTCCAGGACTGCGGCATTCCCATGATTACCGGCGCGGCCACCAACCCTGATCTGACCAAGCCCGGCTGGAACACCACTTACCGCGTGATTGCCAACGACAACGCGCTGGGCGCTGCGCTGGCAACCTATGCGGCCAAGAACCTCAAGCTCAAGAACGTGGCCGTCATTGACGACCGTACGGCCTACGGTCAGGGTCTGGCCAGCGTGTTCAAGAAAGACGCTGAAAAGCAGGGCATCAAGATCGTGGCCAACGAGTTCACGAATGACAAAGCCACGGACTTCATGGCCATTCTGACCTCGATCAAGGCCAAGAAGCCCGACGCCATCTTCTACGGCGGCATGTACGGCCAGGCTGGCCCCATGCTGCGCCAGATGGCTCAGCTGGGCATGAACGACGTCAAGATGTTTGGCGGCGACGGCATTTGCGTGACCGAGCTGGCCAAGGTGGCCGCTGGTGCCAAACCGCTGGAGAACGTGGTTTGCGCGGACGGCGGTGCTTCGATTGCCAAGATGCCTGGCGGCACGGAATGGAAGAAGCGCTACGACGCCAAGTATCCCGGCCAGTTCCAGGTTTACAGCCCGTATTTCTATGACGCGACCATGCTGCTGGCTGATGCCATGAAGCGTGCCAATTCCTGGGACCCCAAGGTCTATATCCCCTTCCTGCAGAAGTCGGATTTCGCGGGCGTGACCTCCAAGATCGCCTTCGAGAAGAATGGCGAAATGAAGAACCCCAGCTACACGCTGAGCCGCTATGTGAACGGTGCCAAGACGCCTATCGATCTGAACTGA
- a CDS encoding 6,7-dimethyl-8-ribityllumazine synthase produces MNQTPISMNFETHATSEGTPWKATAGRSRIAIISASWHTEVVYQARDAAQAELQAQGVAAGNITHFSVPGALEIPLLAKKLAQSGRFDAVIATALIVNGGIYRHEFVTTAVIDGLMRVQLDSEVPVFSAVLTPRDFHEHGDHVEFFRQHFVKKGVEVAHACLATLDQHAKVDAWLHAKAA; encoded by the coding sequence ATGAATCAGACCCCTATCTCCATGAACTTTGAAACCCACGCTACTTCCGAAGGTACGCCCTGGAAGGCTACTGCGGGCCGCAGCCGCATTGCCATCATCAGTGCCAGCTGGCACACGGAAGTGGTTTACCAGGCGCGTGATGCCGCGCAGGCAGAGCTGCAGGCGCAAGGCGTTGCGGCTGGCAACATTACCCATTTCAGCGTGCCTGGCGCACTGGAAATTCCATTGCTGGCCAAGAAGCTGGCGCAAAGTGGCCGCTTTGACGCGGTGATTGCCACGGCGCTGATCGTCAACGGCGGCATCTACCGTCACGAGTTTGTGACGACGGCGGTGATCGACGGTCTGATGCGCGTGCAGCTCGATAGCGAAGTGCCAGTGTTCTCTGCGGTGCTGACGCCACGTGACTTCCACGAGCACGGCGATCACGTGGAGTTTTTCCGACAGCATTTTGTGAAAAAGGGCGTGGAAGTGGCCCATGCCTGCCTGGCAACGCTGGATCAGCATGCCAAGGTGGATGCCTGGCTTCATGCCAAGGCCGCCTGA
- a CDS encoding DUF4124 domain-containing protein: MNQRSPSFLSLVKSAALPALTACTLLLWGMDGNAQIMRCTDAKTGEVTYTNGRCLGGEASAQIRPAQSPDEIAQERDAAAKARELSKAQMSRDEAQRRQREEAERKEREAAEKAQARAGGNLQNTAACRQARERHNAILAEANPDPATWGERSQAAQAQMEMSCLGATAYQQLQQTRALQPNAINRPQWGYGQVHPPVVRPLPQPPAKIVNCNVFRCYDNRGGVHPIP; encoded by the coding sequence ATGAACCAGCGATCACCGTCATTCCTTTCGCTGGTGAAATCTGCTGCTTTGCCTGCCCTGACGGCATGCACTCTGCTTTTGTGGGGCATGGATGGCAATGCCCAAATCATGCGCTGCACCGATGCAAAAACCGGCGAGGTCACCTACACCAACGGACGTTGCCTCGGCGGCGAAGCATCCGCACAGATCCGCCCTGCGCAAAGCCCTGATGAAATCGCCCAGGAGCGCGATGCTGCCGCCAAGGCGCGCGAGTTGAGCAAGGCCCAGATGTCTCGTGACGAAGCCCAGAGACGCCAACGCGAAGAGGCTGAACGCAAAGAGCGAGAAGCCGCTGAAAAAGCCCAGGCCCGGGCTGGCGGCAACCTTCAGAACACTGCGGCCTGCCGACAGGCTCGGGAACGCCATAACGCCATCCTGGCCGAAGCCAATCCCGACCCCGCTACCTGGGGAGAGCGCAGCCAGGCCGCACAGGCTCAGATGGAAATGAGCTGCCTGGGTGCCACGGCCTACCAGCAACTGCAGCAGACCCGTGCGCTTCAGCCCAACGCCATCAACCGCCCGCAGTGGGGCTATGGCCAAGTTCACCCTCCTGTAGTTCGCCCCCTGCCCCAGCCCCCAGCCAAGATCGTCAACTGCAATGTCTTTCGCTGCTATGACAACCGGGGCGGCGTGCACCCCATACCTTGA
- the kaiC gene encoding circadian clock protein KaiC, with amino-acid sequence MRPKQQKAAIASSPATLGKSPSGIKGLDEITGGGLPTGRPTLICGAAGCGKTLMAAEFVVRGAAQYNEPGAIILFEETAEELTANMRSIGYDLDAMQSQGQLALDFIRVDPAELIETGSYDLEGLFIRIGHAIDSVGAKRVALDTIETLFSDIANHAILRAELRRLFRWLKDRGVTAVITGERGEKALTRYGLEEYVADCVILLDHRIVDQVSTRRLRVVKYRGSAHGTNEYPFLIGARGISVLPITSLTLDHEVFSERVSTGINGLDMMLGGAGVYRGSSLLISGTPGTGKSSIAAAFVDAACARGERAILFAYEESRNQLVRNMQSIGIKLQRWIDKGLLQIEATRPTLQGLEQHLVHMYNLVNEFKPSVVAVDPISNLTSHQNDADLSLTLMRLIDFLKTQGTTALFTSLNAESTNTPGSQLGVSSLMDSWLWLNNIAFNGERTRTLQVLKSRGMPHSNQVREFVFSNHGVDLIDVYMYGDQVLTGTARVAHEAQVQATSALRERDHERRMRDLTDRRKAVDAQIAALNVAEQEREGQVKFEIAREKLEAEGALNRARVISAARSAASNEKRKKQDRR; translated from the coding sequence ATGCGCCCTAAACAACAAAAAGCGGCCATCGCTTCATCGCCAGCTACCCTCGGGAAATCGCCCTCCGGAATCAAAGGTCTGGATGAAATCACGGGCGGTGGCCTGCCCACCGGGCGCCCTACGCTGATCTGCGGCGCAGCAGGCTGCGGCAAAACCTTGATGGCGGCCGAGTTCGTCGTGCGCGGCGCGGCGCAGTACAACGAGCCTGGCGCCATCATCCTGTTTGAAGAGACGGCCGAGGAGCTGACGGCCAATATGCGCTCCATTGGCTATGACCTCGATGCCATGCAAAGCCAGGGCCAGCTGGCGCTGGACTTCATCCGCGTAGATCCTGCCGAGCTGATTGAAACCGGCAGCTACGACCTGGAAGGCCTGTTCATTCGCATTGGTCACGCCATTGACTCTGTCGGCGCCAAGCGCGTGGCGCTGGACACGATTGAAACCCTGTTCAGCGACATTGCCAACCATGCCATCTTGCGTGCCGAGCTTCGGCGCCTGTTTCGCTGGCTCAAGGACCGTGGCGTCACCGCTGTGATCACCGGCGAGCGCGGGGAAAAAGCCCTGACTCGCTATGGACTGGAAGAGTATGTGGCCGACTGCGTGATCCTGCTCGATCACCGCATCGTCGATCAGGTATCCACGCGCCGGCTTCGCGTTGTGAAATACCGCGGCTCTGCGCACGGCACCAACGAATACCCGTTCCTCATTGGCGCACGTGGTATTTCCGTCCTCCCCATTACCTCGCTCACGCTGGACCACGAAGTATTCAGCGAACGTGTCTCCACCGGCATCAACGGCCTGGACATGATGCTGGGCGGCGCTGGCGTGTATCGCGGCAGCAGCCTGCTGATTTCGGGCACACCCGGTACCGGCAAAAGCAGTATTGCCGCAGCCTTTGTTGATGCAGCCTGTGCACGGGGCGAGCGCGCCATCCTGTTTGCCTATGAGGAATCACGCAACCAGCTGGTGCGCAATATGCAGTCCATCGGCATCAAGCTGCAGCGCTGGATTGACAAGGGCCTGCTGCAGATTGAAGCCACCCGCCCCACCCTGCAGGGCCTGGAGCAGCATCTAGTGCATATGTACAACCTGGTGAACGAATTCAAGCCCAGCGTGGTTGCCGTAGACCCCATCAGCAACCTGACCAGTCACCAGAACGATGCCGACCTGTCGCTGACCCTGATGCGCCTGATTGACTTTCTGAAGACCCAAGGCACCACGGCACTGTTTACCAGCCTGAATGCAGAAAGCACAAACACCCCCGGCTCGCAACTGGGCGTGTCGTCCCTGATGGACAGCTGGCTGTGGCTCAACAATATCGCCTTCAATGGCGAACGCACGCGCACGCTGCAAGTCCTTAAATCGCGCGGCATGCCTCACTCCAATCAGGTGCGTGAGTTTGTGTTCTCCAACCACGGTGTGGACCTGATCGATGTCTATATGTACGGCGACCAGGTACTGACTGGCACGGCACGCGTGGCACACGAAGCCCAGGTGCAGGCCACATCCGCGCTGCGCGAGCGAGACCATGAGCGACGCATGCGCGACCTGACCGACAGGCGCAAGGCTGTTGACGCGCAGATTGCCGCGCTCAATGTGGCCGAGCAAGAGCGCGAAGGTCAGGTCAAGTTCGAAATTGCCCGCGAAAAGCTGGAGGCAGAAGGTGCGCTCAATCGTGCCCGCGTCATCTCGGCGGCCCGCAGCGCTGCCTCGAATGAGAAACGCAAGAAACAGGACAGGAGATAG
- a CDS encoding circadian clock KaiB family protein, whose translation MTASSSPQDYDGAAVAEPEWFLRLYIAGKAARAETALQNLKRLCEEHLAGRYSIEVIDLLKTPKLAAGDQILAVPTVVRKVPEPMRRIIGDLSDRERVLVGLDIQPVSTDGRSAGTL comes from the coding sequence ATGACTGCCTCTTCCTCCCCGCAAGACTACGACGGCGCAGCTGTGGCCGAACCCGAGTGGTTCTTGCGCCTGTATATCGCGGGCAAAGCCGCACGCGCTGAAACCGCGCTGCAAAACCTCAAGCGCCTGTGCGAGGAGCATCTGGCAGGCCGCTACAGCATTGAAGTGATAGATCTTCTGAAAACCCCAAAACTGGCGGCTGGCGACCAGATTCTGGCCGTACCCACCGTGGTGCGCAAAGTGCCTGAACCCATGCGCCGCATTATTGGCGACCTGTCAGACCGGGAACGCGTGCTGGTTGGACTCGATATTCAGCCCGTTTCGACGGATGGCCGATCGGCAGGCACGCTATGA
- a CDS encoding circadian clock KaiB family protein codes for MTHQDQADTLSGWDSPDCSDVCEMAEFRLYVSTVSPLSSRAIVNARQFLNAHLPGSYQLTVLDIAKHVLEAKRDQVIASPTLVRSSPLPSRRVVGDLSDVVRMRDWFCLQAPSTP; via the coding sequence ATGACACACCAAGACCAGGCCGATACCCTGTCCGGATGGGATTCGCCCGACTGCAGTGATGTGTGCGAAATGGCGGAGTTTCGGCTGTACGTGAGCACGGTATCCCCACTGTCTTCGCGTGCCATCGTCAATGCACGGCAGTTTCTGAATGCGCACCTGCCTGGCTCCTATCAATTGACGGTGCTCGATATCGCCAAACATGTTCTGGAAGCCAAGCGCGATCAGGTGATTGCCTCGCCCACGCTGGTGCGCAGCTCACCCTTGCCCAGTCGCCGCGTCGTCGGCGATCTTTCGGATGTTGTGCGCATGCGCGACTGGTTCTGCCTGCAAGCCCCCTCGACTCCATGA
- a CDS encoding ATP-binding protein produces the protein MMYPGTTAKAAASPDIAALTSENQELRLRLRELEDTLGAIRAGEVDALVVNDDIFILESASATGNRLRQDVLLQMKDAVFAFDCDDQLIFLNQSAEQLYGLKANEVLGCCKASLYTELQDKGHPPQPERRMKPVAESESAAPPQRFDSFAIHRLHNGSSLYVEQSISMLLDKAQQIFGTLIVVRDVTESRQAAIRRDAFARLGESLRDLDTPLDVGYRSAQMLGETLGLLRAGFVRFTQPDNSLLVACEWLSAEASSIVGRIFADDFVDLIAELEHRATISINDVSTDPRTRHVAPMLADMRIGAMVCIPYLHNGQLYAVLFLHDTQVRNWTDAELSFINEVAERTQIAVERVNSATALRYSEARLREVNESLEATVQARTQELIGAQEALRQSQKMEAVGQLTGGIAHDFNNLLAGMSVSLELVRRRVQQARYGDIDRYLDMGSEGIKRAASLTQRLLAFARRQTLDPRPTDINRLVSGMQELIERSIGPNVSLAVAGAQDLWITRIDGPQLENALLNLCINARDAMAPAGGKLVIETSNKHLDSLAAATHELQPGQYVALSVTDTGVGIPKDLINRIFDPFFTTKPTGQGTGLGLSMVYGFVRQSGGEIRVYSEPGQGTTMRMYFPRHFSEDDFMENTRNTSVVPDGAGKRIMLIDDEATIRTLIAEELRDAGYVVTTAEDGPSALRILEGPIEIDLLITDVGLPGGLNGRQVADAARVKRTDLKVLFITGYAETAAVGNGLLAPGMHVLTKPFEIAELADKIKVLISDDSPQ, from the coding sequence ATGATGTATCCCGGAACTACCGCGAAGGCTGCAGCCTCCCCCGATATCGCTGCACTGACCTCCGAGAATCAGGAACTACGTCTGCGTCTGCGCGAGCTGGAAGACACGCTGGGCGCCATCCGCGCCGGCGAAGTAGATGCACTGGTGGTCAACGACGACATCTTCATTCTGGAAAGCGCCAGCGCCACTGGCAATCGTCTACGCCAGGATGTGCTGCTGCAGATGAAAGATGCGGTCTTTGCATTTGACTGCGATGACCAGCTCATTTTTTTGAACCAGTCTGCCGAGCAGCTCTATGGCCTGAAGGCCAATGAAGTTCTGGGCTGCTGCAAAGCCAGCCTCTACACCGAACTGCAGGACAAGGGACATCCCCCTCAGCCAGAGAGGCGGATGAAGCCAGTGGCCGAAAGCGAGTCAGCAGCCCCCCCGCAGCGCTTTGACAGCTTTGCCATTCACCGCTTGCACAATGGCTCATCGCTGTATGTGGAGCAAAGCATCTCCATGCTGCTGGACAAGGCCCAGCAGATTTTTGGCACGCTGATTGTGGTGCGTGATGTCACAGAGTCACGCCAAGCCGCCATTCGCCGGGATGCTTTCGCTCGCCTTGGCGAATCTCTGCGCGACCTCGACACCCCTTTAGATGTGGGCTACCGCTCGGCCCAGATGCTTGGCGAAACACTGGGCCTGCTGCGCGCGGGCTTTGTACGGTTTACGCAACCAGACAACTCCTTGCTCGTAGCCTGCGAATGGCTTTCTGCAGAGGCCAGCTCTATTGTCGGGCGCATTTTTGCTGACGATTTTGTGGACCTTATCGCTGAACTGGAGCACCGCGCCACCATCAGCATCAACGATGTCAGCACCGACCCTCGCACCCGCCATGTCGCCCCCATGCTGGCAGACATGAGAATCGGTGCCATGGTGTGCATTCCCTACCTGCACAACGGTCAGCTGTACGCGGTTCTCTTTCTTCACGATACCCAGGTGCGCAACTGGACGGATGCAGAACTGTCCTTTATCAACGAAGTGGCCGAACGCACGCAGATTGCCGTGGAACGTGTCAACAGCGCCACCGCATTGCGCTACAGCGAAGCGCGGCTGCGCGAAGTCAACGAGAGTCTGGAAGCGACCGTACAGGCACGCACACAGGAGCTGATCGGAGCACAGGAAGCTCTGCGCCAATCCCAGAAAATGGAGGCCGTTGGGCAACTGACCGGCGGCATTGCCCACGACTTCAACAACCTTCTCGCAGGCATGAGCGTGAGCCTGGAGCTGGTTCGCCGCCGCGTGCAGCAGGCCCGTTATGGTGATATCGACCGCTATCTGGACATGGGCAGCGAAGGCATCAAGCGTGCGGCATCGCTCACCCAGCGGCTGCTGGCCTTTGCGCGCCGACAAACGCTGGACCCAAGACCCACCGACATTAATCGCCTGGTCTCGGGAATGCAGGAACTGATAGAGCGCTCCATCGGCCCCAATGTCTCACTCGCTGTGGCCGGTGCGCAGGACTTGTGGATCACCCGTATCGACGGGCCGCAGCTGGAAAATGCCCTGCTCAATCTCTGCATCAATGCCCGCGATGCCATGGCCCCCGCAGGTGGAAAACTGGTCATAGAGACCAGCAACAAACACCTGGACAGCCTGGCCGCGGCCACCCACGAACTGCAGCCAGGTCAGTATGTGGCACTGAGCGTGACCGATACCGGGGTGGGCATTCCCAAGGATTTGATCAACCGCATCTTTGATCCGTTCTTCACCACCAAGCCTACAGGTCAGGGCACAGGTCTGGGCCTATCGATGGTGTACGGCTTTGTGCGTCAATCAGGCGGCGAAATACGCGTGTACTCCGAGCCCGGACAGGGCACGACGATGCGCATGTACTTTCCGCGCCATTTCAGCGAGGACGATTTTATGGAGAACACCCGCAACACCAGCGTTGTGCCAGATGGAGCAGGCAAGCGCATCATGCTCATTGATGACGAAGCCACCATCCGCACGCTGATTGCCGAAGAACTGCGCGATGCAGGCTATGTGGTCACGACCGCCGAAGACGGCCCATCTGCGCTGCGCATTCTGGAAGGGCCGATCGAGATCGACCTGCTCATTACCGACGTGGGCCTGCCCGGTGGCCTGAACGGCCGTCAAGTGGCAGATGCCGCGCGCGTCAAACGCACCGATCTGAAAGTGCTGTTCATCACCGGCTATGCAGAGACCGCCGCCGTGGGCAATGGCCTGCTGGCCCCTGGCATGCATGTGCTGACCAAGCCGTTCGAAATTGCCGAGCTGGCTGACAAGATCAAGGTATTGATCAGCGATGACAGCCCGCAGTGA
- a CDS encoding SDR family oxidoreductase, with amino-acid sequence MPSNQSPLGALPARFRRERVLIVGYGDIGRRIARRLTSAASGGGSLAVLAMVRDRSRFSALQASCVQPLWGDLDQPRSLRRLAGVATRVLYLAPPPSLQEGEAGWQRDDRSRFLLASLLLGRLPRSLVYASTSGVYGDCQGQWIDETRSVAPATPRALRRVDAEQRMRDAGLKGQVASIVRIPGIYAPDREGGTPRARLLRGTPVLQTQDDVYTNHIHAEDLARICIRALWRGKPQRIYHASDDTQMKMGDYFDLAADLYGLARPARISRQQAVAELPAMLLSFMSESRRLSNQRLKRELKLQLNYPTVREGLAQPH; translated from the coding sequence TTGCCCTCAAACCAAAGCCCATTGGGCGCGCTACCAGCGCGCTTTCGTCGTGAACGTGTGCTGATCGTCGGTTATGGCGACATAGGAAGGCGCATTGCACGCAGATTGACCAGCGCCGCTTCGGGAGGTGGCTCCCTGGCTGTGCTGGCAATGGTGCGTGATCGCAGCCGTTTTTCTGCTCTGCAAGCCTCTTGTGTGCAGCCACTATGGGGTGATCTGGATCAGCCGCGCAGCCTGCGCAGATTGGCCGGTGTGGCCACGCGGGTGCTGTATCTGGCGCCTCCTCCCAGTTTGCAGGAAGGCGAGGCTGGCTGGCAGCGTGATGACAGAAGCCGGTTCTTGCTCGCTTCCCTGCTACTTGGGCGGCTGCCGCGCAGTCTGGTTTATGCCTCCACATCCGGGGTCTATGGGGACTGCCAGGGGCAATGGATTGATGAAACCCGTAGCGTGGCACCGGCGACACCCAGAGCATTGCGCCGGGTGGATGCCGAGCAGCGCATGAGAGACGCAGGGCTGAAGGGGCAGGTGGCCAGCATTGTGCGCATTCCCGGCATTTATGCCCCGGACCGTGAAGGGGGCACGCCGCGCGCCAGGCTGCTACGTGGCACGCCAGTGCTGCAGACGCAGGATGATGTTTACACCAACCATATTCATGCGGAAGACCTGGCCAGAATCTGTATCAGGGCCTTATGGCGCGGCAAGCCGCAGCGCATCTATCACGCCAGTGACGATACGCAGATGAAGATGGGAGATTACTTTGATCTGGCCGCTGATCTCTATGGGCTGGCCAGGCCAGCGCGTATCAGCAGGCAACAGGCTGTCGCAGAGCTGCCTGCGATGCTGCTGAGCTTCATGAGCGAGTCACGCCGCCTGAGCAACCAGCGACTCAAGCGAGAGCTGAAGCTGCAGCTGAACTACCCCACGGTGAGAGAGGGGCTGGCTCAGCCGCATTGA